TCAACTGGATTACTAACTATTAAAATAATTGAATCTTTACAATAATCTTTGATTTCACTTATTATAGATTTCATTATATCAGTATTACGCTGCGTAAGATTTAATCTTGATTCTCCTGGTTTTTGAATAGTCCCAGCAGTTATAATTATTATCTTAGAATCAGCGCAATCACAATATTTCCCCGCTTTTACTTTTATAGGCATTATTGAAGGTATACAATGGTTTAAATCCATAGCCTCTCCCTCAGCTTTTTCCATATTCATATCAACTAATATAATATCCGTTACTATTGAACTTAGCATTAAAGTATGTGCTATAGATGAACCCACAAGCCCCGCACCAATAATTGATATTTTTGTTTTAAACATAACTTCCCTCCATCTAATTTATTTTTAATTTATACTGCAATAATTAAATATGATTTTTCACTCTATTTTTTCTGAAACAATACTAAATTAAAAGGTGTCCATAAACTATAGACACCAAAATACAAACAAAAATACAAATTATTGTTATAACTATATTTTGGCAGCCTGACAATCATGGAAATTGGAATTTTCTTTAGACTCATGGCTTTGCGCCCCTACCTTTCAGTAAGTATGCTATTATCATTATAGATTTTTATATTTATACACAAATATTATTTATTATTATATTTATCGGATAAAATTTATTAATATTAAGTTATTATAAATAAAATTTTGTATTATTTATATATTTTTTTATTTATTTACGTATATTTTTACATTATAATACATAAAATTCACTTATAAAAATTTCAAATAAATAGTTAATTATCCTATAAAATAAAAAATGATATAAAACCTTTATTGAAAAGAATTTTATACCACCCTTAACTTTAATTTTTAAAAATTTCCTTCATTGAAAGTTTCACATTCTGTACATTGATCACTATTACAATTTATTCCATATATCTGAACCTTTAATGATATACATTCTCCTCTAAAATTATATCCACACCTATTTATTTCACAGGTTATTTTGGGACTCATAACTATGGAATCTTTATTAAAAATCTGTTTTATTTCCCCTAGCAGATTTGTATTTCTTAGATTTGTCAAAGAATTTTTCAGAGTTCTATACCTAAAAGTATTACAATAAGTCTTGTTATTAGAATTTATATCTTTTCCTGTTATATGTATAATTCTAGCTGTACATAATCCATCAATATTATTTAAACAGTTTATAGCACTACATATTAAATTTGGCATAATTATATTACTCCTTACAAAGAAATTTTCATAGTTTAGAATCTTTTTAAAAGCATATTATTAAATACTCTTATTTTCTTCCTATTTAAATAAAAATATTCAAAAAACAAAAAAGGGCACCTTATTAAGGTGCTATAAATGAATCAGTTGCCAAATTTTCAATACTCCAGTATATTTTAACATCTTATTATTTTAACCACAATATAAAATATTATTCAAAAAGTAAATTTTTAATAAAAAAGAACACTATTAATTTTACAATCAATAATGCTCATTTTTTATATTTTCAATATTATCTAATAAATAGCCCTGTAACACTACATAGAAGTAAGAAACAACAACTATATATTTTTAGATAATTCATCTAAACTTAGCAGGAGTATAATAATCTTCCGCCAAGTAAGATTCATTTGATACACAATACTTCTATGTATTTGAATAATTAATAACTATTCAATACAAATTTATATATTCCTAAAAACTATTTTTCAGATCCAACTACATGAACTTTCATCATGTTTGTACTTCCTGTATTTTGAACTGGTATACCTGCAGCCACAACTACTAAGTCACCATCTTTAACATATTCGTATTCTTTAGCTTTTTCTACTGATCTAACTATTAATTCATCTGTAGACTCAACTTTTTCAGCTACTATTGGAGATACTCCCCAGCTTAATGCAAGAGATCTAGCAACTTTTTCACTTGGTGTTACAGCTATCACTGGTGCTTCTGATCTGTATTTTGAAACCATTCTTGCTGTATTTCCTGTTTGAGTAGCAGTAACTATTGCAGCTGCATTAAGTTCTGATGCTGTTTCACAAGTAGCAAGGCTTATTGCATTGGCAATATTTTTAACTGAATTTTCTTTTCTCTTTGCAAGTACATCTTTATAGTTTAATTGTCTTTCAGCAGCCTGAGCGATTTTTGCCATAGTTTGTGTAGCTTCTACTGGATAATCTCCATTAGCACTTTCACCACTTAACATTATAGCGTCTGTACCGTCAAATATTGCATTTGCTATATCTGATGCTTCTGCTCTTGTTGGTCTTGGATTTCTTATCATGGAATCAAGCATTTGAGTTGCTGTTATAACTGGTTTTCCAAGCTTATTACATTTTTCAATAATCATTTTTTGAGTTAGTGGAACTAATTCTATAGGAATTTCAACTCCCATGTCTCCTCTTGCTACCATTATACCATCAGAAGCTTCGATAATTTCATCTATATTATCTACACCTTCTTGATTTTCTACTTTTGAGAAGATTAGTATATTGCTTCCGCCATTTTCTTGAAGAACTTTTCTTATAGCATTTACATCATCTGCTTTTCTTATAAATGAAGCTGCTATTGCATCAACTTCTTGTTCACATCCAAATATAAGATCAGATTTATCCTTTTCTGTCATAGCTGGAAGCTTTATTGAAACATTAGGAACATTTACACCTTTATGACTTCCTACAAATCCTGTATTAGCTACTGTGCAATGGATATTTGTACCTTCAACTGCATCAACAGTTAATCCTACAAGACCGTCATCGATTAATATTGTATTTCCTGGCACTACATCTTTATATAAGTCAGTGTAAGTTATAGAACATTTTGTTGCATCACCAAGAACTTCTTCTCCGCAAACTACTGTAAATTTAGATCCCTTTTGAAGTTCAAGCTTTTTACCATCAAAATTATGTGTTCTTATTTCTGGTCCTTTTGTATCAAGTACTATAGCTATTGGCTTATTGTATTTTTCTCTTAATTTTTTAATAAGATCCATTCTTGTTTTGTGTTCAGCATGGTCGCCATGTGAAAAATTGTGTCTTGAAGCACTCATTCCTGCTTCAATAAATTTTGATAACATTTCTTCAGTATCACTTGCTGGTCCTATGGTAAATATCATTTTAGTCTTTTGCATTCTTAAACTCTCCTTATACTTTAAAATTCTAATATATATATATTTAATGAAAGCTATCTTGAAAGTATCTCTGATATCTCATAAAGTCTTTCATCAAATTTTCTTGGTACAGCTAATGCTTCGTCTATATCATCATCTGTTATTTTGTTTTCTCTTATTCCAATAACTCTGGATGTTTTTCCTTCAATTAGAACTTCTACAGCCCTAACTCCCATTCTTGAAGCAAGCATTCTATCAAAGGCAGATGGACTTCCACCTCTTTGTATGTGTCCTAAAATAGTTGCTCTTGTTTCAATACCAGTAACACTTTCTACCTGTTTAGCCAGTTCCATTGAACCACCTATACCTTCTGCCACTAAAATTAAGCTATGCATCTTTCCTTTTAATTTTCCTTCAAGAATAGTTTTGCATAACTCATCAAAATCATAACCTTTTTCTGGAATTATAACACTTTCTGCTCCTCCAGCTATACCTGAATATAGAGCAATATCTCCACAGTCTCTTCCCATTACTTCAACTATGCTTACCCTTTCATGAGAAGTAGAAGTATCTCTCAATTTATTTATTGCATCTAATACTGTATTTAAAGTGGTATCAAATCCTAATGTATATTCTGTATATGGTAAGTCATTATCTATAGTTCCAGGAATTCCCACAGTAGAAATTCCAAGTTTTGAAAGCTTTTGTGCTCCCATGAATGATCCATTTCCACCTATAACTACCAATCCATCTACACCAAATACCTTTAGAACTCCTGCAGCCTTTTTCCTACCTTCTTCTGTTAAAAATTCAGCACAACGAGCAGTTCTTAAAACAGTACCACCTCTTTGAATTATATCAGATACATCTTGTCTTTTCATTTCAAAGAGTTCACCATTTATTAATCCACTGTAACCTCTTTTAATGCCCATAACCTTAATTCCTTTGTCAAGACTAGTTCTTACCACTGCTCTTATGGCAGCATTCATACCAGGTGCATCTCCACCACTTGTTAGCACAGCTATTGTTTTCATATACATACCTCCTACGAC
This genomic window from Clostridium pasteurianum DSM 525 = ATCC 6013 contains:
- a CDS encoding DUF1540 domain-containing protein translates to MPNLICSAINCLNNIDGLCTARIIHITGKDINSNNKTYCNTFRYRTLKNSLTNLRNTNLLGEIKQIFNKDSIVMSPKITCEINRCGYNFRGECISLKVQIYGINCNSDQCTECETFNEGNF
- the pyk gene encoding pyruvate kinase, whose protein sequence is MQKTKMIFTIGPASDTEEMLSKFIEAGMSASRHNFSHGDHAEHKTRMDLIKKLREKYNKPIAIVLDTKGPEIRTHNFDGKKLELQKGSKFTVVCGEEVLGDATKCSITYTDLYKDVVPGNTILIDDGLVGLTVDAVEGTNIHCTVANTGFVGSHKGVNVPNVSIKLPAMTEKDKSDLIFGCEQEVDAIAASFIRKADDVNAIRKVLQENGGSNILIFSKVENQEGVDNIDEIIEASDGIMVARGDMGVEIPIELVPLTQKMIIEKCNKLGKPVITATQMLDSMIRNPRPTRAEASDIANAIFDGTDAIMLSGESANGDYPVEATQTMAKIAQAAERQLNYKDVLAKRKENSVKNIANAISLATCETASELNAAAIVTATQTGNTARMVSKYRSEAPVIAVTPSEKVARSLALSWGVSPIVAEKVESTDELIVRSVEKAKEYEYVKDGDLVVVAAGIPVQNTGSTNMMKVHVVGSEK
- the pfkA gene encoding 6-phosphofructokinase, translating into MKTIAVLTSGGDAPGMNAAIRAVVRTSLDKGIKVMGIKRGYSGLINGELFEMKRQDVSDIIQRGGTVLRTARCAEFLTEEGRKKAAGVLKVFGVDGLVVIGGNGSFMGAQKLSKLGISTVGIPGTIDNDLPYTEYTLGFDTTLNTVLDAINKLRDTSTSHERVSIVEVMGRDCGDIALYSGIAGGAESVIIPEKGYDFDELCKTILEGKLKGKMHSLILVAEGIGGSMELAKQVESVTGIETRATILGHIQRGGSPSAFDRMLASRMGVRAVEVLIEGKTSRVIGIRENKITDDDIDEALAVPRKFDERLYEISEILSR